In a genomic window of Punica granatum isolate Tunisia-2019 chromosome 6, ASM765513v2, whole genome shotgun sequence:
- the LOC116212499 gene encoding uncharacterized protein LOC116212499: MSGAVGSTAAMVSITMQGSLTPTFLPFSSKQLPLGLLSSGNCNQNSFFSKCSHLSMQRSTAYNTSSYKKVVAATAEPNQLSYADPVDEQSPKKYYFVIANAKFMLDEEEHFKELMFERLRNYGERNKEQDFWLVIEPKFLDKFPNITKRLRRPAVALVSTNGPWITFMKLRLDRVLAESFEAESLEEALASNPTQLQFDKPEKWVAPYPKYEYGWWEAFLPAGSKESKV; the protein is encoded by the exons ATGTCGGGTGCAGTTGGGTCTACAGCAGctatggtgagcatcacaatGCAGGGCAGCCTCACTCCAACTTTTCTGCCCTTCTCAAGTAAGCAATTGCCGCTGGGGCTCCTGTCTTCTGGTAATTGCAATCAGAACAGCTTCTTCTCGAAGTGTTCGCATCTCTCAATGCAGAGATCCACTGCATACAACACGTCTTCTTATAAGAAAGTTGTGGCTGCTACTGCTGAGCCAAACCAGCTCAGTTATGCCGATCCTGTTGATGAG CAATCCCCAAAGAAGTACTACTTTGTCATAGCAAACGCAAAATTCATGTTGGATGAAGAGGAGCACTTCAAAGAGCTTATGTTCGAACGGCTTCGTAACTATGGAGAGCGCAATAAAGAGCAGGACTTTTGGCTTGTTATTGAGCCGAAGTTCTTGGACAAATTCCCAAACATCACTAAGAGATTGCGGAGACCTGCTGTTGCTCTGGTTTCAACTAATGGACCCTGGATCAC GTTTATGAAGTTAAGATTAGACCGAGTGCTAGCAGAGAGCTTTGAAGCAGAAAGCCTAGAAGAGGCGTTGGCATCAAATCCAACCCAATTACAATTTGATAAGCCTGAGAAATGGGTGGCCCCATATCCCAAGTACGAGTACGGGTGGTGGGAAGCCTTCTTGCCTGCTGGATCAAAAGAATCCAAAGTGTAG